ATGCTGTCCTGCAAAGACAGGACATGGTTGTAGGGGAGGGCCAGCAGGTAGTCTTCCTGCCACAGCGACCAGTGGGTTTCCTGCTCTTTCAGCTCTTCCTTGATGATGATACGGGCATCGCACGGCTCGGTATGAGGCACTAATGTCAGCTCCATCTGCTCTTCGGCGGAGGTAAAGTCTTTGAGCAGGGCGCTCATGCGTTTGACCCCTAACCCTTTGGTGACGCCGAGGTTAAAAGCTTGTTTATTGCCGTGTTCGGTGAACACGGTTTTAATGGCATCCGCCTGGCCGAGCAGCTGTTTTGCCAGCGGATAGAGTTTTTCACCGCTGTCGGTGGGGGTTACGCCGCGGGCATGGCGGTTAAACAAAGTGGTATTTAAGTCTTGCTCCAGCTGGGCGACCGCGGAGGAGATCGACGGCTGGGCCACGTAACAGGTTTTTGCGGCAGCGCTAAAACTATGTTGTTCGAAAACGGCTGCGAAGTATTGCAGGCTTCTTAAATCCATAAGCTCTTATTCTTAAAACTCTTTTTAAATATAGCTGGTCTGACCATGAGGCAGGGCTTTGTTCATCCAGTGTACAGCTAGTTATAGTTTACTCCTATATCTGATAAAGGAAATATATATTTTAACTTTGGCTACCTTTTTATTAGTATCGAAAAAATATGCAATTACTCGATAACTTTAAGGTGCTTTTTCATGTCTAATTCAGCTACACGTCCATCTTTCAACTGGCAAGATCCGCTATTGCTCGACTCGCTGCTGAGCGAAGAAGAGCGGATAATCCGCGACAGTGCCCACCAATACTGCCAGGAAAAGTTA
This genomic window from Thalassomonas viridans contains:
- a CDS encoding LysR family transcriptional regulator encodes the protein MDLRSLQYFAAVFEQHSFSAAAKTCYVAQPSISSAVAQLEQDLNTTLFNRHARGVTPTDSGEKLYPLAKQLLGQADAIKTVFTEHGNKQAFNLGVTKGLGVKRMSALLKDFTSAEEQMELTLVPHTEPCDARIIIKEELKEQETHWSLWQEDYLLALPYNHVLSLQDSIKLRDLDGLPFIQRTPCTEWDTLSDALTLEGISVDTRAKIQTIDYALGLVQAGLGCALVPAHPEIISKTDVVFKPIEGLRLMRETVLAYSQPSDIINTLLQLVLKHRQ